The following proteins come from a genomic window of Portunus trituberculatus isolate SZX2019 chromosome 35, ASM1759143v1, whole genome shotgun sequence:
- the LOC123513158 gene encoding cytochrome c oxidase assembly factor 6 homolog isoform X3: MSFRDKGVRKACWDSRDRYWACLDLPGIQRDHCLELRRLYELACPGHWVKHFDRKRQYMEFQERIHSVGLREPATLSSCPTLDTPLTRRHRVYSEVVFT; the protein is encoded by the exons ATGTCATTCCGGGATAAGGGCGTAAGGAAGGCGTGCTGGGACTCCAGGGACCGCTACTGGGCCTGCCTCGACCTGCCAGGTATCCAGAGGGACCACTGCCTGGAGCTTCGCCGCCTGTACGAGCTGGCCTGCCCCGGACACTGG GTGAAGCACTTTGACCGCAAGCGTCAGTATATGGAGTTCCAGGAGCGAATACACTCGGtagg ACTACGGGAGCCAGCCACACTGTCGTCGTGCCCCACCCTTGACACGCCCCTCACCAGAAGACACCGTGTCTACAGCGAGGTTGTCTTCACCTAG
- the LOC123513158 gene encoding cytochrome c oxidase assembly factor 6 homolog isoform X1 yields the protein MFVISPRKLLVMRERRRMSFRDKGVRKACWDSRDRYWACLDLPGIQRDHCLELRRLYELACPGHWVKHFDRKRQYMEFQERIHSVGLREPATLSSCPTLDTPLTRRHRVYSEVVFT from the exons ATGTTCGTGATTTCACCGCGTAAGCTGCTGGTGATGCGTGAGAGGCGGAG GATGTCATTCCGGGATAAGGGCGTAAGGAAGGCGTGCTGGGACTCCAGGGACCGCTACTGGGCCTGCCTCGACCTGCCAGGTATCCAGAGGGACCACTGCCTGGAGCTTCGCCGCCTGTACGAGCTGGCCTGCCCCGGACACTGG GTGAAGCACTTTGACCGCAAGCGTCAGTATATGGAGTTCCAGGAGCGAATACACTCGGtagg ACTACGGGAGCCAGCCACACTGTCGTCGTGCCCCACCCTTGACACGCCCCTCACCAGAAGACACCGTGTCTACAGCGAGGTTGTCTTCACCTAG
- the LOC123513158 gene encoding cytochrome c oxidase assembly factor 6 homolog isoform X2 codes for MNISAGRMSFRDKGVRKACWDSRDRYWACLDLPGIQRDHCLELRRLYELACPGHWVKHFDRKRQYMEFQERIHSVGLREPATLSSCPTLDTPLTRRHRVYSEVVFT; via the exons ATGAATATCAGCGCTGGGAG GATGTCATTCCGGGATAAGGGCGTAAGGAAGGCGTGCTGGGACTCCAGGGACCGCTACTGGGCCTGCCTCGACCTGCCAGGTATCCAGAGGGACCACTGCCTGGAGCTTCGCCGCCTGTACGAGCTGGCCTGCCCCGGACACTGG GTGAAGCACTTTGACCGCAAGCGTCAGTATATGGAGTTCCAGGAGCGAATACACTCGGtagg ACTACGGGAGCCAGCCACACTGTCGTCGTGCCCCACCCTTGACACGCCCCTCACCAGAAGACACCGTGTCTACAGCGAGGTTGTCTTCACCTAG
- the LOC123512944 gene encoding zinc finger and BTB domain-containing protein 14-like isoform X1, producing the protein MEAEVLALKWNNHQSIFYHIISGLRTKGNYTDVTLACDGKFYPVHKLVLSTCSEYFSDIFDRTPCKNPVIVLKDIQCQDLEFLLDYMYIGEVNVRQNDLASLIKAAECLRIKGLAVPDDDGSKPQTPSVNNSGSTHHRPSDSHSRDHTSPAAKRRRTDERRVSVSSVDALPHNPPSGDRSSEEPTSLNDHHDRHLHHTQQKENVGVEVRLEAEEPAAIPNIKLEQDLGYNDNYDASMQSGTASYDEDGYLHTAEKNNVNAKVEVEATSEGMEDDLGVTFSNMLQSSISSTDGVDHPPGLHPHASLDGWEGGAGGRVIPGHTLQPSSAAHTTPLATQQQQKAAAAALGLLHSAGDSQTPLRLLPHQHGGTPFTQQNIMVGEALLSGEFLQQNEKAHHRDYVCQFCGREFSHRTNLQAHVRIHTGEKPFHCLYCPYRTALKGNLKMHSISKHKADWKSIKHLVHPMSEEDKWSASREKEVT; encoded by the exons ATGGAAGCAGAGGTTTTAGCACTCAAGTGGAACAACCACCAGAGTATATTTTATCACATCATTAGTGGACTGAGAACAAAG gGAAACTACACTGATGTGACGCTAGCATGTGATGGCAAGTTCTATCCCGTCCACAAACTAGTTCTGTCCACATGCAGTGAATATTTCAGTGACATATTCGACCGCACACCATGTAAAAACCCCGTGATTGTTTTAAAAGACATCCAGTGCCAAGATTTAGAGTTCCTGTTGGACTATATGTACATTGGTGAGGTCAACGTCAGACAGAATGACCTCGCCTCGCTCATCAAGGCTGCTGAGTGCCTGAGGATAAAGGGTCTAGCCGTGCCCGATGACGATGGCAGCAAACCCCAAACCCCGAGTGTCAACAACTCTGGCTCCACCCACCACCGACCCTCCGACTCCCACTCCCGGGACCACACCAGCCCAGCAGCCAAGCGACGCCGCACTGACGAGAGGAGAGTGAGCGTCTCCTCTGTGGATGCCTTGCCACACAACCCTCCCTCAGGCGACAGGTCCAGTGAGGAACCCACCTCCCTCAATGACCACCATGACAGACACCTGCACCACACTCAGCAGAAGGAAAAT GTTGGTGTGGAGGTCAGACTGGAGGCAGAGGAACCAGCAGCCATCCCTAACATCAAGTTAGAACAAGACCTTGGCTACAATGACAACTACGATGCCTCCATGCAGTCGGGCACAGCCAGTTATGACGAGGACGGCTACTTGCACACTGCTGAGAAGAACAATGTCAATGCTAAG gtggaggtggaggcgacATCAGAGGGTATGGAAGACGACCTGGGTGTTACCTTCTCTAACATGCTGCAGTCATCCATCTCAAGCACAGATGGTGTTGATCACCCCCCTGGTCTTCATCCTCAT GCAAGTCTAGATGGATGGGAAGGCGGGGCAGGAGGTCGTGTCATTCCGGGCCACACCCTGCAGCCCTCCTCCGccgcccacaccacaccactcgccacacagcagcagcaaaag gctgccgctgctgctttGGGCCTCCTTCATTCAGCAGGTGACTCTCAGACGCCCCTgcgcctcctccctcaccaacacggAGGTACTCCCTTCACCCAGCAAAACATTATGGTGGGTGAAGCACTCCTGTCAGGAGAATTTCTTCAGCAAAATGAAAAGGCTCATCATCGAGACTATGTGTGTCAGTTCTGTGGCCGGGAATTCAGTCACCGAACTAATTTGCAAGCACACGTCAGAATACACACGGGGGAGAAGCCTTTCCACTGCCTGTATTGCCCCTACCGCACTGCTCTCAAGGGAAACCTGAAGATGCACTCCATATCGAAACACAAGGCTGACTGGAAGTCCATCAAGCATCTTGTCCACCCAATGAGTGAAGAGGACAAGTGGAGTGCATCTAGGGAGAAGGAGGTCACCTAA
- the LOC123512944 gene encoding protein abrupt-like isoform X2, which produces MEAEVLALKWNNHQSIFYHIISGLRTKGNYTDVTLACDGKFYPVHKLVLSTCSEYFSDIFDRTPCKNPVIVLKDIQCQDLEFLLDYMYIGEVNVRQNDLASLIKAAECLRIKGLAVPDDDGSKPQTPSVNNSGSTHHRPSDSHSRDHTSPAAKRRRTDERRVSVSSVDALPHNPPSGDRSSEEPTSLNDHHDRHLHHTQQKENVGVEVRLEAEEPAAIPNIKLEQDLGYNDNYDASMQSGTASYDEDGYLHTAEKNNVNAKVEVEATSEGMEDDLGVTFSNMLQSSISSTDGVDHPPGLHPHASLDGWEGGAGGRVIPGHTLQPSSAAHTTPLATQQQQKFGSGGELHCPICGRASSRRDNLERHIRSHLGDKPFKCPFCSFRSQLKWNMKSHIERRHPQNCATPHQQ; this is translated from the exons ATGGAAGCAGAGGTTTTAGCACTCAAGTGGAACAACCACCAGAGTATATTTTATCACATCATTAGTGGACTGAGAACAAAG gGAAACTACACTGATGTGACGCTAGCATGTGATGGCAAGTTCTATCCCGTCCACAAACTAGTTCTGTCCACATGCAGTGAATATTTCAGTGACATATTCGACCGCACACCATGTAAAAACCCCGTGATTGTTTTAAAAGACATCCAGTGCCAAGATTTAGAGTTCCTGTTGGACTATATGTACATTGGTGAGGTCAACGTCAGACAGAATGACCTCGCCTCGCTCATCAAGGCTGCTGAGTGCCTGAGGATAAAGGGTCTAGCCGTGCCCGATGACGATGGCAGCAAACCCCAAACCCCGAGTGTCAACAACTCTGGCTCCACCCACCACCGACCCTCCGACTCCCACTCCCGGGACCACACCAGCCCAGCAGCCAAGCGACGCCGCACTGACGAGAGGAGAGTGAGCGTCTCCTCTGTGGATGCCTTGCCACACAACCCTCCCTCAGGCGACAGGTCCAGTGAGGAACCCACCTCCCTCAATGACCACCATGACAGACACCTGCACCACACTCAGCAGAAGGAAAAT GTTGGTGTGGAGGTCAGACTGGAGGCAGAGGAACCAGCAGCCATCCCTAACATCAAGTTAGAACAAGACCTTGGCTACAATGACAACTACGATGCCTCCATGCAGTCGGGCACAGCCAGTTATGACGAGGACGGCTACTTGCACACTGCTGAGAAGAACAATGTCAATGCTAAG gtggaggtggaggcgacATCAGAGGGTATGGAAGACGACCTGGGTGTTACCTTCTCTAACATGCTGCAGTCATCCATCTCAAGCACAGATGGTGTTGATCACCCCCCTGGTCTTCATCCTCAT GCAAGTCTAGATGGATGGGAAGGCGGGGCAGGAGGTCGTGTCATTCCGGGCCACACCCTGCAGCCCTCCTCCGccgcccacaccacaccactcgccacacagcagcagcaaaag TTTGGCAGTGGTGGGGAGCTTCACTGTCCAATCTGTGGACGGGCAAGCAGCCGGAGGGACAACCTGGAGAGGCACATCCGGAGCCATTTAGGAGACAAGCCGTTCAAATGCCCCTTCTGTTCCTTCCGCTCCCAACTCAAGTGGAACATGAAGTCCCACATAGAGAGGAGACACCCTCAGAACTGTGCCACGCCTCACCAGCAATGA
- the LOC123513158 gene encoding cytochrome c oxidase assembly factor 6 homolog isoform X4, with the protein MFVISPRKLLVMRERRRMSFRDKGVRKACWDSRDRYWACLDLPGIQRDHCLELRRLYELACPGHWVKHFDRKRQYMEFQERIHSTTGASHTVVVPHP; encoded by the exons ATGTTCGTGATTTCACCGCGTAAGCTGCTGGTGATGCGTGAGAGGCGGAG GATGTCATTCCGGGATAAGGGCGTAAGGAAGGCGTGCTGGGACTCCAGGGACCGCTACTGGGCCTGCCTCGACCTGCCAGGTATCCAGAGGGACCACTGCCTGGAGCTTCGCCGCCTGTACGAGCTGGCCTGCCCCGGACACTGG GTGAAGCACTTTGACCGCAAGCGTCAGTATATGGAGTTCCAGGAGCGAATACACTCG ACTACGGGAGCCAGCCACACTGTCGTCGTGCCCCACCCTTGA